The following is a genomic window from Myxococcales bacterium.
CGGAGCAATTCCTGCGTGTACAAAAATATTCTGCCCGTCTTTAATTATAAAAGGCTGTTTTTGCAGCCATGCCATAAGCTGTGCCACATCAGGCGCACAGAATAAATCTGAAAGAGTGTGAGAGCTATTATTTTTTATTGCCTTTAAATAAAGTGCTAGAGCAAAAATTTCGTGATTGCCTAAAACCATTTCCATAGAAGAGCGATTCTCATAGACAAAACGTAGAGTTTCTAAAGAGTTAGGTCCTCTATTTATAAGATCTCCCAAAAAAATTGTGCGATCTTTTGATGGATCGAATTGAATTTTTTTCAACAAGCACTGCAAGGACCTTAAACAGCCCTGAACATCACCGATTACATATGTTGCCATCAGATTTTTCCACTTAAAGACAAATTGCTTGATCTAACTTACTGATTTTTACTGCCATTAGCATTCGTTATCGTTAGGTTGACCACGAAATCAATCAAGGTGGGGGCACACACATGTTACGCACAATTTTTTGGACCATGATGTTTTTCCTTGTGGCATCTATGATTGCCATCCAACCTGCCTGCCATGATTTTAGCGAAAAACCCTTGAGCCGCTCAGCGCTAAATTTACAAAAAAAATAAAATTTTCCGTTCATTAACCATGATTTGAACGCTCTATCACATTCGCAATTCCCTACTCAAGCAATAAAAAAATAGTAAAAACTATTTTTTTGGATTTACAGCGCTTAGCATAAATTTCTGTATACCTTTGCATAGAAATTATGCTCTGTGTACTTCTAGAGCGGAGCAGAAATATCACTTGTGATGAGAGGTGTTGCTATGAAAAAAATTCTCTTTTTTGATGGTGTGTGCGTTATGTGCAACGGACTTATTAATTTTGCTCTCAAACATGACCACAAACATATTTTTTATTTTGCTCCTCTCCAGGGAGAAACCGCTCAAGAAAAAATTCCTCAATACACCAAAGATCTTAAAAGTGTTGTTTTGCTGGATGAAAAGGGTATCCATACCGAATCAGACGCCATCATTGGTCTACTCATCGCTTTGGGCGGGATATTCTCTCTTGCTGGAGCGCTTAAAATTTTCCCAAAAATTATCAGAGATTCAGTGTATCGATGGATCGCAAGAAATCGCTACCGGTGGTTTGGTAAATACGAAAGTTGCCGCCTCCCAACTGCCAAAGAGCGAGCTCACTTACTCGATTAACCTCTCTTGATAGAAAAATAAACTTGCCCATAAGAAATTTTTTGCTGTTTTTTCAAATGATCCCGCTTTCATCGCGATATCTTCTCGAGAAAAAGTGCATGCAACACATCTTCTAGTTGAAACAATCTAAAAATAAAATATTTTTTAAAATCAGTACAATTTTTGCTTTACCTTCACTCATAAAAAAGTTTTACTCTTAGTTCATCAATTCAATTAAAACTGAGAATAAAATGCAAAAACGCCCATTGATATTTTTATGCTTAGCAACTTTCATTGGATCATTTTTAGGAATTCAATTTAATTTTTCACTTCTACATTTATTGATAGCTTTATTACTTTTATTCAGCTTTATTTGTTTTTTTAAAAATCATGGCAGAATTGTATCGCTACTGTTTTTTATTGTAGCAATCACTACCTTTAACGCTACTGCCCAAAAAAACACCTATAAACTTAAGGTACAAACACTGCTTAAAACAAAAGAATACAGTGGCAGCATTAGTGATATCCGCTCAATGTCGGGCACTCAAAAAAAATTATTAGTTCAATCAGGCAATACCACAATCGAACTCAAACTTTACGATGCTGCTTCTGCGCTTCCATTGCAGGCAGGACAATACATTAAATTTAATGGGCAACTTAAAAGTTTTGATCCACCTTTATCTGAAATACTTTTTGATTCTTACTCTTACGGACTCAGCCATAACATTCATGCGCGAGCTTCAATCAAAGATCCACACCATATTTTATGGCAACAGGGACCAAAAAATTTTATAAGCTCTATTCGAAATCGACTTCGTCATAGCATCAACGCTCACCTTGTCCCCCACCAATCATCTTTATTGTTGGCATTGATTTTAGGTGAGACTGATCTTTTTTCACCTGAGCAGAAAGAAATTTATCAAAAAATTGGCGCTCAGCACTTGCTTGCTGTGAGTGGCTTACAAGTAAGCATGCTAGCTGGAATTATTTTTTTCACACTCAGTCCTTTTTTCTCCCTAATTCTTCGCCCACAAAAATCCTTGATAGCTCTTAAACTAAGCGCCCTATTGAGCGTTTTTTTGCTGTGGTTTTTTGTTGCACTCTGTCACTTTCCGCCTTCAGCTATCAGAGCTGGCCTAATGGCAAGCATAGCGTTATTTCCGGCGCTCATTGGTTTCAAAGTTGATCTTTTGGATTCACTGCTGGCAAGTTGTTTCCTTTGCTTGCTTTTCGATCCTTTAAGTCTTAAGGATTTAGGATTTTTGCTCTCTTATGCAGCTACATTGGGGTTAATATGCACGCATCACTTTGGCAAAGATTGGATTCATTTTCTTAAATCTCGCTCATATATTCTCACGATTTTATTTGGATGGGCCATCAGTTCCATGGGAGCTTTTTTGGCTACCCTGCCGATCACGTGCTTATTTTTTGCAAGCTGGGCGCCATCTGGCGCCTTAGCCAATTTATTTTTAGTGCCCATAGCTTCCATTTTACAGATCCCAGCAATTATTTTTGGGCTTATCGGGGCCTTAACAGATTGGACCTGGCTTTTATCCTTGGCAGGATTTTGTGCAAACCTAATCGAGATTTTTACCGATTTTTTAAGTTCACAGATAGGTAACGTTTTTTTTCTTCCACATTTTTCTTTCGGGGCTTTGATATGCTGCACTATCGGTTCATTTATTTTATTTTTAAGCCTACTAAAAAAACATTCTCTATTAATCACGCTCAGCAGCAGCAGCATTATTCTTGCTTTCATCAGTCTGATTTTCTCAAAGGAACAAGGACTCAAAGTTACGATAATTCCAGTAGGGCAAGGTGATGCAAGCCTTATACAAACACCAAGTGGCAAAAATATTTTAGTAGATGCGGGGGGCAATCCATTTAGTAACTACGATCCAGGAAAAAATATTGTTGTGCCAACGCTGAAACATCTCGGTGTAAAAAAACTTGATGCTTTAGTAATCACCCATCCAGATCCGGATCATATTTTGGGAGCATTTGCTGTACTGGATAGTTTTGAAATCAAAGAAATATGGCACAGCGGATACAAACCAGGACATCACCTTCATGAGCGCCTCACTAAAAAAGCTTTCGAAAAATCTGTTCCCATTAAAACTACAGAGCAAATTTTAGGCACCCATAATTTTGGTCATAGCACATTGCGTGTACTTGCCCCTTTTACCAATTCACAAGATCCTTACTTTAAAGACTTAAAGGCCAACGACAACAGTCTTGTTTTATTAATAGAATATGGGGGGAAAAATTTATTATTGCCTGGAGATATCGAGAAAAAAGGCGAACAGCTTTTATTGAGTCAATATAAAGATCTTCACGCAGATATTGTGAAAGCCCCGCATCATGGCTCGCGCACTTCTTCTACAAAGGCTTTCGTAAAAAAAATGAATCCTCAATATGTCATCTATTCAACCGGAAAAAATAACCGATTTTCCTTTCCTCATCAGGAAGTTGTAGAACGTTACCAACAACAAGGTGCAATTAGTTTTGATACGGCTATCGATGGGCAAATTAAAATTTTAATCAGCAATAATCAGATCGACATTGCCGGTTTTACATCTCCATGTAAAAAGAAAGCTGGAAAAATCTTGCATGAAGAGTTTGTCGAAAAAAATTGGTTTTCAAGTCACATCTCACACCAAGTGTGCGCCAAAACTTAAGCTATTGCGCGTACTATTTTGGGCACAAGATTGGCCAGTAAAAATCAATCATCATCGACACTCCACTTAAAAAGGACAGCTCTATGAAAGATCAGCTAAGCATCGTCTCGAGGCTCTACTCTAAATTCAAAGAAAAACATGAGCAGGCTCGAGCACATTTCGGACGCCCTCTCACGCTTACTCAAAAAATTCTTTCTTCTCATATGAAGCGTATTGAAAATGAAGAAGGCGCAACCATTGTGCCAGGGAATTCTTACGCTCACCTCTATCCTGACCGTGTAGCCATGCAGGATGCAACTGCACAAATGGCGCTCTTACAATTTACTTCAGCCAAAAAAAATCACGTTGCAGTACCGAGCACAGTACATTGCGATCACTTGATAGAAGCTCACTATGGTGCCAACCGCGATCTTGAACAAGCTTCAATAAGCAATAAAGAGGTCTATGATTTTTTGCGAACAGCGAGCGCAAAGTATGGCATTGGTTTTTTTAAACCAGGCTCAGGCATCATTCACCAAGTTGTGTTAGAAAATTTTGCTTTTCCCGGTGGCATGTTGATCGGTACCGATTCGCATACTCCCAACGCTGGTGGTCTTGGAATGATCGCTATTGGTGTTGGAGGAGCTGATGCGGTTGACGTTATGGTGGGAGGTCCCCTGCAGCTCAAATGGCCAAAAGTGATCGGAGTGCATCTTAAGGGCAAACTCAAAGATTGGACTTCCCCAAAAGATATCATCCTTAAGCTGATGGGAATACTCAGCGTAAAAGGCGGCACCGGACATATCGTCGAATTTTTTGGTGAAGGTGCCCAGCATATTTCTGCAACAGGAAAAGGCACTATCACCAACATGGGAGCAGAACATGGAGCAACCTGCTCGATCTTTCCCTACGATCATTCCATGTCAGAATATTTAGCAGCGACAGGGCGAGCACAAATTGCTCAGCTTGCCGATCAATATGCAGAATTTTTACGAGCTGATCCTGAGGTATATCAACAACCAGAGCACTATTACGATCGTGTGATCGAAATTGATCTCAATACTTTAAGCCCTCACATCGTGGGCCCCCATTCTCCTGATCT
Proteins encoded in this region:
- a CDS encoding DUF393 domain-containing protein, whose translation is MKKILFFDGVCVMCNGLINFALKHDHKHIFYFAPLQGETAQEKIPQYTKDLKSVVLLDEKGIHTESDAIIGLLIALGGIFSLAGALKIFPKIIRDSVYRWIARNRYRWFGKYESCRLPTAKERAHLLD
- a CDS encoding DNA internalization-related competence protein ComEC/Rec2, producing MQKRPLIFLCLATFIGSFLGIQFNFSLLHLLIALLLLFSFICFFKNHGRIVSLLFFIVAITTFNATAQKNTYKLKVQTLLKTKEYSGSISDIRSMSGTQKKLLVQSGNTTIELKLYDAASALPLQAGQYIKFNGQLKSFDPPLSEILFDSYSYGLSHNIHARASIKDPHHILWQQGPKNFISSIRNRLRHSINAHLVPHQSSLLLALILGETDLFSPEQKEIYQKIGAQHLLAVSGLQVSMLAGIIFFTLSPFFSLILRPQKSLIALKLSALLSVFLLWFFVALCHFPPSAIRAGLMASIALFPALIGFKVDLLDSLLASCFLCLLFDPLSLKDLGFLLSYAATLGLICTHHFGKDWIHFLKSRSYILTILFGWAISSMGAFLATLPITCLFFASWAPSGALANLFLVPIASILQIPAIIFGLIGALTDWTWLLSLAGFCANLIEIFTDFLSSQIGNVFFLPHFSFGALICCTIGSFILFLSLLKKHSLLITLSSSSIILAFISLIFSKEQGLKVTIIPVGQGDASLIQTPSGKNILVDAGGNPFSNYDPGKNIVVPTLKHLGVKKLDALVITHPDPDHILGAFAVLDSFEIKEIWHSGYKPGHHLHERLTKKAFEKSVPIKTTEQILGTHNFGHSTLRVLAPFTNSQDPYFKDLKANDNSLVLLIEYGGKNLLLPGDIEKKGEQLLLSQYKDLHADIVKAPHHGSRTSSTKAFVKKMNPQYVIYSTGKNNRFSFPHQEVVERYQQQGAISFDTAIDGQIKILISNNQIDIAGFTSPCKKKAGKILHEEFVEKNWFSSHISHQVCAKT